Part of the Coleofasciculus sp. FACHB-1120 genome is shown below.
TTTTATCAAATATTTGAAAAACTCGGTATAACTCACTAGAGGCAGATTCTAGCAAAAATTCCCTGCCATCTTTCAGAAAAAGAAAATTTAATTACCCGGAAAAAGAGGGGGTTGTCGCGGACAAGAAGCAGAGATTTTGGAGCTTTCAGAGTTTTTCAAGCAAAGAATTACTGATCCCCAATTCCCCAGTGCAATTTTTGGCAACAATGGGAATTAAGCAGACATCCAACCGCAGGTACTGATTCAAGACCATACGCCTGCCTATGATAAGTGAATGCGATAGACTAGCTACTCGACAGGGCACAGGGAGGATAGATAAAGAAAATGGGTGAGCAGTTTACCTCTGGAATTGTAGAAGGATCATCAGAAGAAGAAATTGCGGCACAGACTTCATCGAAGAACCGTGGTACCGGAGGTGCCCTTGCCCGGAGAAATGCAAAACGGGAAAAAGATGAAATGGTTTTGGCGCGGGTCAGCCGTGAAAACTCGCCTCCATCCTGGTCAATAGAACAAAGTGAGAACCTGTATCGGATTGAAGGTTGGGGGCAACCCTATTTTTCGATTAATGCAGCCGGTCACGTTACAGTTTCTCCAAAGGGAGAGCGTGGGGGTTCTCTGGATCTATTTGAACTGGTCAACGCCCTGAAGCAGCGCAATCTGGGACTGCCACTACTGATTCGCTTTTCAGATATTTTAGAAGACCGGATCGAGCGATTGAATGCTTGTTTTGCGAAAGCGATCGCTCGTTACAACTATTCCGGTTCTTACAAAGGCGTTTTTCCGGTCAAGTGCAACCAGCAGCGACACTTGGTTGAGGATTTGGTGCGATTTGGTAAACCTCATCAGTTTGGCTTAGAAGCTGGCTCGAAGCCAGAGATGATGATTGCTTTGGCAATGTTGGATACGCCTGGGGCATTACTCATCTGCAATGGCTACAAAGACCGGGAATACATCGAAACGGCGATGTTAGCTTCTCGACTGGGGCAAACGCCGCTGATCGTATTAGAGCAGGTTGAAGAAGTACAGCTTTGTATTGAAGCCAGCCGTCAGTTGGGCATTAAGCCAATTTTGGGCATCCGGGCGAAGCTGAGTACCCAAGGCGTGGGACGCTGGGGAGGCTCTACAGGCGATCGCGCTAAATTTGGTTTGACCATTCCCGAAATCATCCAGGCGGTCAACCAATTACGAGACGCTGACTTGCTGGATTCGCTGCAACTGTTGCACTTCCACATTGGCTCTCAGATTTCTGCGATAAACGTCATCAAAGATGCCATCCAAGAAGCTAGCCGGATTTACGTCGAGTTAGCCAAGCTGGGGGCTGACATGAAATATCTCGATGTCGGCGGCGGTTTGGGCGTGGATTACGACGGCTCTCAAACCAATTTCTATGCTTCCAAAAATTACAATATGCAGAACTATGCCAACGATATCGTGGCAGAGTTGAAAGAAGCTTGTGCCGAACACCAGTTACCCGTTCCCACGCTAATTAGCGAGAGTGGGAGAGCGATCGCTTCCCATCAATCGGTGCTGATTTTTGATGTCCTGGGCACCAGCGACGTGCCATCTGGGGCACCCGAACCCCCAAAAGAGGGCGAATCTCCGATAATTAATTACCTCTGGGAAACCTACCAATCGATTAACGAGGAAAATTTCCAAGAGCTATACCACGACGCCGCTCAATTCAAAGAAGAAGCCATCAGCCGATTTAATTTGGGGATTTTGAGCCTCACTGAACGAGCCAGAGCCGAGCGTCTTTACTGGGCTTGTTGTGAAAAAATTCTAGCGATTACCAGGAAGCAGGAATACGTTCCCGACGAACTGGAAGACCTGGAAAAAATCATGGCTTCCATTTACTATATCAACCTGTCTGTGTTCCAATCAGCACCGGATTGTTGGGCGATTGACCAGCTGTTCCCGATTATGCCGATTCATCGGCTGGATGAGGAACCAACGCGGCGCGGAATTTTGGCAGACCTCACCTGCGACAGCGATGGCAAAATCGATCGGTTTATCGACCTGCGAGATGTCAAGTCGGTGTTAGAACTGCATACGCTGAAGCCTGACGAACCCTACTACCTGGGGATGTTCTTGAATGGAGCTTACCAGGAAATTATGGGCAATCTGCACAACTTGTTTGGCGATACTAATACAATTCACATTCATCTGACACCCAAAAGCTACCGGATTGAACACGTTGTCAAAGGTGACACCATGAAGGAAGTCTTGGGTTACGTACAGTACGATTCTGAGGATCTGATTGAGCAGATTCGGCGGCTATGCGAACAAGCACTCGTGGATAAACGCATTACCATTCAGGAATCCCAGCGATTGCTGCAAAACTACGAGCAGAGTTTGAGCCGGTACACTTATCTGTCGTCGTGATAGGAAATGGGAAATGGGTAGAGAATCCACTTGTGACCGAATACCCATTTCCCATTACCGCTTACCGATGACTTAAATCACTTCCATTCCCAGCAGATCGGCGATCGCTTGCCGTTCTGCTGGCGGGCTAGAGGGCAGAACTTGACGAGCATCGTTAATCAGCCAATCAAGGGCTGCGGCTTGGACATCAATCGCGGCACCCGTCTTATCCACGCAGTAACGTCCGAACACCAGCTTATCGACTAAGCGCACTCCTGAGCCTAGGCGGGAGTATTCAAAAATTACGCTGTTTTCCACCTTCGCGCCGCTGCACACCCAGCAATTGGGTCCAATGTAGGTGGGACCGACAATCTTGGCTCCATCTTCAATGCGTGTCATGGCACCGATGTAGACTGGGCCTGTGATGTCAACCTTGTCCCAGTTCACTGCTACATTTAATCCGGTATAAATACCAGGAGCCACGTTCTGTCCGGGAATTGCCACATTTTTGACTTCTCCCAGTAACACGCTGCGAATTGCCTGCCAGTAGTCCGGCACTTTGCCAATATCAACCCACTGGAAGTCCATCGGGATTCCATAGAAAGGCGCACCCATTTCTACCAGTTTGGGGAACAACTGACCCCCGATATCGTACTCCTCCCCAGAGGGGATGTAATCCAAGATTTCTGGCTCAAAAATGTAAATCCCAGTGTTGATATTAGTACTGAGTGCTTCCTCCACTGATGGTTTTTCTTGGAAGGCTTTGATTCGTCCCTCTTCATCGGTGACGACGACTCCGTAACTGGAAACCTCATCCCGTGGCACTGATTTCATCACAATCGTGGCGATTGAGCCTTTTTCTTTGTGCCACTTCACCGCTGCGGTCAAATCCAAGTCGATCAACGCATCTCCGCACAGCACCACAAAGGTATCATCAAAAAACGGAGAAAAATCTTGGATGCGGCGCATCCCGCCAGCCGAACCGATTGCTTCGCCGATCAAGTCACCATTTTCTTCAATCCGGCCTTCAAAGGAATAGCCAATTTGCACCCCAAAACGCTGACCGTCCCGGAAATAGCTTTCAATTTCATTAGCAAGATGGCTGACATTGACCATGATCTGGTCAAACCCATGCTGCCTGAGCAGTTCCACCAAGAACTCCATCACTGGTTTTTGCAGAATGGGAATTAAAGGTTTGGGAATGGTGTAGGTAATCGGACGAACGCGGGTACCTTTACCAGCCGCCAGAATCATGGCTTTCATGAATATTTTTTCCTCAACCTAGGCCACTTTGTTTTCGTGCAATTTAGCTGAATTCCATCCCTTCGCTGAAGGCAAGAGATGGCTGGTCAAACATTTTAGTCGATTGACCTTGTCGATATTCTAGATGTTTCTCACCCTAGTGTTTAATCAACATACCGGCAGTAGCTGAATCCGCCGCTGACACAGTACAAAATCATCGCTAAAGGGTTCGGATTTTTAGGTCTTGGTAGAACTCCTCTTGGGCTAACTCTACCTTAGACTGGGCAGACAGGAGTAACAGCGCCCAAAAAACTCCCACTCGGTCATTGTGTTTCGGCGCAGTCTCCACCTCTTCAGGCAATTGATGCGCGTTTAACGGTGCTGACCGTTGTCTGACCCCTGCCCATAACTCTAGCAGCTGGTCTAATTCCAGCCAATCCTGACCAGGAGGCATTTGGGGCCAATGACCGCTCAGAAACCGATCTAGCTGAGCTGCGGTTTCGGTCAGATTTTCCTGGTGAGCCAGGGCAGCGATCGCGCGGGCGGCTTGGGAACGCGACTGGGAACGATAGCTTGGGTCTTTGATCGCGTTTCTGGCAGTAGGTTTTTCTTCCAGTACCGTGGCTATCTGCTGTAGCTGTTCGATTAATTCGTGTAGGGTTACACGACGAGTTTGGGGAGGCATTGCTGTTCCTCGGCGTCGCAAATGGCGCTCCAACCGCGTTGGCAATTGTCTGGGATCGGCGGCGGTGTCGTCTAGCTCGTCGTCGGTGGGTTCTAGATTGTCTGGGAGGGATTGCGAAAACAGCGTATCCGCCTTGAGCAATACCAGCATGGACGCATACAGAAACGCCTGCCCGGATTGGGACAGCTCTACTTCAAAGGTGCCAGAGAGCTTCTCCCCAGCTTTCTCCAATTCCAATAAGCATCGATCGATCGCTTCAATGACCTGGACATCCCAGGGGTCAATTTCTCCCCGCTGAGCCAAATCGATTAAAAGAGCGATCGCTTCCTGGGCTGGGCCAATGGTCATCGGCATAAACTCAAGCTCAAATGAAGCTAAATTGATTAGGCAAGGGATTCCTGTTCTTTGGCTGCCGCGAGACTTGCTAGCTTCCCGCTAACTACCTCTGTATCTTCAGTCTGGAGGGTCGCGTTTAAGGGCAGACTTCGTCTCTCTTCGATTTCTGCTTTGTAGTGTTCAATATTTTCCTCTAATTCTTGGATGCGCTCATCTTTGGCACGCATCTGACGCAATTGTTTTCCAGATTCTAGACTTCGTAGCAACCGCGCCCAGATACTAAAAATCCACGCCAAGACAGCTCCAAGACCCATCGCCAAAATCAGTTCAATACACAAGGGTGCTTGCACTTCGACACCTTGAACAATTTGAATGGCGGCAGGTTCGGTATTTTCTAAGCTGAATAAAACTAGCGCTAGTAACACCGCGAAGATCAGCAAAAAATTAATCTGTCGCATCAATGAACTCCTAAACAATGCAGATCCCTTGCCAATTTTACAAGGAAGAACGAGATGAATTCGCTATTTAAGGGTAAGAAGGATTTGAGCCTCACCTATCCTACTCTACGTCTACGCCAAGTGCATACACTCGGCAGTTTTGAGAAAATATTGAACCCTAAAGGGGTACCTGTTAATGTTGTCTGAGTGCAAGAGCGATCGCACTTATTTTGGATGATCCACTGGAAGTCGATTTCTCTTCAGAGAATAGAATTAAAAATTTGAAATGACACCAGACAAACCCCTATTGGGGATCGTGCAGAATCTTTTTAGAGTCTGCCTGCGCCTTCTCGATTCGTTTGGGTGGTGATAGCTTTTAGGCAGTATCTATTCCGATCGTCCTTCAACGGTCATTAGGGTTTCGGGAAACTGTCTCTGTCGTCACAACTGAGGGCTGACGCAAAAGGCGGAGGGTATCGATAGTGTCTTTAATCGTACCCGCAAGGGGCACAGACACGAGAACCCCGACCAGTCCAGCTATCTGACCTCCGATCAATAGAGCGATAAAGATCCAAATTGGATTAAGTCCGGTGAAATCGCCCATCAACTTAGGAGCAAGGAGGTTATCTTTGATCTGCTGCATGAAAATCGATGCGATCGCAACCCAAACGGCTAACCAAAAATCTTGCAGCATCACCAAAAACGTCACCATCCCAATTCCCAAAGTGGCACCGATAAAGGGAATGAGTTCGGCAACCCCAATTAACAAACCAAACAAGAGCGCAAACGGCAGGTTCAGAGTCAAAAAGATTGGCGTCAGCGTTGCCATCATAAACAGTCCTAAAAGGACTTGGGTAATGAAAA
Proteins encoded:
- the speA gene encoding biosynthetic arginine decarboxylase — translated: MGEQFTSGIVEGSSEEEIAAQTSSKNRGTGGALARRNAKREKDEMVLARVSRENSPPSWSIEQSENLYRIEGWGQPYFSINAAGHVTVSPKGERGGSLDLFELVNALKQRNLGLPLLIRFSDILEDRIERLNACFAKAIARYNYSGSYKGVFPVKCNQQRHLVEDLVRFGKPHQFGLEAGSKPEMMIALAMLDTPGALLICNGYKDREYIETAMLASRLGQTPLIVLEQVEEVQLCIEASRQLGIKPILGIRAKLSTQGVGRWGGSTGDRAKFGLTIPEIIQAVNQLRDADLLDSLQLLHFHIGSQISAINVIKDAIQEASRIYVELAKLGADMKYLDVGGGLGVDYDGSQTNFYASKNYNMQNYANDIVAELKEACAEHQLPVPTLISESGRAIASHQSVLIFDVLGTSDVPSGAPEPPKEGESPIINYLWETYQSINEENFQELYHDAAQFKEEAISRFNLGILSLTERARAERLYWACCEKILAITRKQEYVPDELEDLEKIMASIYYINLSVFQSAPDCWAIDQLFPIMPIHRLDEEPTRRGILADLTCDSDGKIDRFIDLRDVKSVLELHTLKPDEPYYLGMFLNGAYQEIMGNLHNLFGDTNTIHIHLTPKSYRIEHVVKGDTMKEVLGYVQYDSEDLIEQIRRLCEQALVDKRITIQESQRLLQNYEQSLSRYTYLSS
- a CDS encoding NDP-sugar synthase, whose protein sequence is MKAMILAAGKGTRVRPITYTIPKPLIPILQKPVMEFLVELLRQHGFDQIMVNVSHLANEIESYFRDGQRFGVQIGYSFEGRIEENGDLIGEAIGSAGGMRRIQDFSPFFDDTFVVLCGDALIDLDLTAAVKWHKEKGSIATIVMKSVPRDEVSSYGVVVTDEEGRIKAFQEKPSVEEALSTNINTGIYIFEPEILDYIPSGEEYDIGGQLFPKLVEMGAPFYGIPMDFQWVDIGKVPDYWQAIRSVLLGEVKNVAIPGQNVAPGIYTGLNVAVNWDKVDITGPVYIGAMTRIEDGAKIVGPTYIGPNCWVCSGAKVENSVIFEYSRLGSGVRLVDKLVFGRYCVDKTGAAIDVQAAALDWLINDARQVLPSSPPAERQAIADLLGMEVI
- a CDS encoding ScpA family protein encodes the protein MPMTIGPAQEAIALLIDLAQRGEIDPWDVQVIEAIDRCLLELEKAGEKLSGTFEVELSQSGQAFLYASMLVLLKADTLFSQSLPDNLEPTDDELDDTAADPRQLPTRLERHLRRRGTAMPPQTRRVTLHELIEQLQQIATVLEEKPTARNAIKDPSYRSQSRSQAARAIAALAHQENLTETAAQLDRFLSGHWPQMPPGQDWLELDQLLELWAGVRQRSAPLNAHQLPEEVETAPKHNDRVGVFWALLLLSAQSKVELAQEEFYQDLKIRTL
- a CDS encoding LapA family protein; the protein is MRQINFLLIFAVLLALVLFSLENTEPAAIQIVQGVEVQAPLCIELILAMGLGAVLAWIFSIWARLLRSLESGKQLRQMRAKDERIQELEENIEHYKAEIEERRSLPLNATLQTEDTEVVSGKLASLAAAKEQESLA